In the genome of Poecilia reticulata strain Guanapo linkage group LG16, Guppy_female_1.0+MT, whole genome shotgun sequence, one region contains:
- the nt5c3a gene encoding cytosolic 5'-nucleotidase 3 isoform X2 has translation MPQFEKPTVHMRDPERVEQIICGLIKGGASKLQVITDFDMTISKFAVNGKCCPTLHNVIDNCKLVTEECKQKLLQLRHKYYPIEVDPQLSMEEKYPFMVEWYFKSHSLLVEQRLEKHKLPEVVRESDLVLREGHEQFFHRLHQHNVPVFIFSAGLGDVLEEVISQAGVYHPNIKVVSNFMDFDDNGVLKGFKGELIHVYNKHDGALRNTDYFKQLRDYSNIILLGDSMGDLNMADGVPNVENMLKVGFLNDKVEERLDKYMDSYDIVLVKDETLEVPNAILQKVL, from the exons ATGCCTCAGTTTGAGAAACCCACGGTGCACATGAGAGACCCTGAGAGGGTGGAGCAGATCATCTGTGGCCTCATTAAAGGAGGAGCTTCCAAACTACAG gTCATCACAGACTTTGACATGACAATAAGCAAATTTGCTGTCAATGGAAAATGCTGTCCGACTTTGCACA ATGTTATTGATAACTGCAAGCTAGTGACAGAGGAGTGCaagcagaagctgctgcagctgaggcATAAATATTATCCCATTGAGGTTGATCCTCAGCTGAGTATGGAAGAGAAGTACCCTTTTATGGTGGAATG GTATTTTAAGTCCCACTCACTGCTTGTTGAGCAGCGGTTAGAGAAGCACAAACTGCCAGAGGTGGTGAGGGAGTCTGACCTGGTCCTCAG AGAAGGACATGAGCAGTTCTTTCATCGCCTGCATCAGCACAACGTGCCTGTCTTCATTTTCTCTGCGGGTCTGGGGGATGTGCTAGAGGAAGTCATTAGCCAGGCTGGCGTTTACCACCCCAATATCAAGGTCGTCTCTAACTTCATGGACTTTGATGACAAT GGGGTGCTAAAGGGATTCAAAGGTGAGCTGATCCATGTGTACAACAAACACGACGGTGCTCTGCGGAACACTGACTACTTCAAGCAGCTGAGGGATTACAGTAACATCATCCTGCTGGGTGACTCAATGGGAGACCTCAACATGGCCGACGGTGTTCCCAATGTGGAGAACATGCTCAAGGTTGGCTTCCTCAATGACAAG GTAGAAGAGCGCCTTGACAAATACATGGACTCTTATGACATTGTCCTTGTGAAGGATGAGACTCTGGAAGTGCCCAATGCTATTCTCCAGAAGGTTCTATAA